Genomic DNA from Streptomyces caniferus:
GGTGGGCGTGTGGCCGTAGACGACGGCGGCGCGGCCGCGGTAGTCCTCGGCCCACGGGTAGCGCACCGGCAGGCCGAACTCGTCGGTCTCGCCTGTCGTGTCGCCGTACAGCGCGAAGGACCGCACCCGCCCGGACGTCCGGCCGTGGTACTTCTCCGGCAGCCCGGCATGGCAGACCACGAGTCCGCCACCGTCCAGGACGTAGTGGCTGACCAGCCCGTGGATGAACTCCCCGGCCTCGGCGCGGAAGGCGGCGTCCTCCCTCTCCAGTTGCGCGATGGTCTCGGCGAGCCCATGGGTGTGCTGGACCTTGCGGCCCTTGAGGTGGCGGCCGAGCTTGTTCTCGTGGTTGCCCGATACGCACAGCGCATGCCCGACTCCCACCATGCCCATCACCAGGCGCAGCACCCCGGGGCTGTCCGGCCCACGGTCGACGAGGTCACCGACGAAGACCGCCGTACGGCCCTCGGGGTGTGCCGCGTCCACGGCCCGGCCGAGCCCGTCGCGCACCAGCGCATAGCCCAGCCTGCCGAGCAGGGTCTCCAGCTCGGAACGGCAGCCGTGGATGTCGCCGATGATGTCGAACGGGCCGGTGAGATGCCGCAGATCGTTGAACCGCCGCTCCGTGACGACCTCGGCCGCCTCCGCTTCCTCCGGTCCCCGCAGGAGGTGCACCTTGCGGAAACCCTCACGCTCCAAGTGCCGCAGGGAACGACGCAGTTCACGCTGGTGGCGCTGAATGACCCGGCGGGGCAGGCCGGCCCGGTCGGTTCGCCCCGCGTTGCGTGCGGCGCAGACCTGCTCGGGTACGTCCAGGACGATCGCCACCGGGAGTACGTCGTGCTCCCGGGCCAGCCGCACCAGCTGGGCTCGCGCCTCGGACTGCACATTGGTCGCGTCCACGACCGTCAGCCGCCCGGCGGCCAGCCGCTTGGCCGCGATGAAGTGCAGTACCTCGAACGCATCGCCGCTGGCGCTCTGGTCGTTCTCGTCGTCGCTGACCAGCCCCCGGCAGAAGTCGGAGGAGAGCACCTCGGTCGGCCGGAAGTTCCGGGCGGCAAAGGTGGATTTGCCGGAGCCGGTGGCGCCGATCAGCACCACGAGCGAGAGGTCGGGCACGGCGAGCGTCCGCCGCACCGGCTCGGGCCGGGGCCGCGACTCGGATCGAAGCTGTGGCTCGGGGCGAAGCTGCGGCTCGGGTTCGTGCTCCTGCTGCGCCCTGTCCTCCTGCCGGTCGTCGTGCGCGCGCTGGTTCTCGTCCCCGTACTCCGTACGGCCGTCGTCCGTCATACCGCGACCTCCTTCCCACTCGTCGAAGCGCCGCCGCCTTCCCCGGCGCCTCTGCCCTCACCGCTGCCCTCTTCACGGCTGCCGCAGCTTTCACGGCTGCCGCCGCCGATGCTGCCCTCACGACGATTGCTGTCCTCACGACGACTGCCTCCCCCACGATGACTGCTGCCTTCATCAGTCATCCGGAAGTGCGCCAGCTGGGTGGGCGGGCCGACCTCGGGGTCGTCCGGGCCCACCGGGGCGAAGCTCACCTCGTAGCCGTGCCGCGCGGCGACCTCCCGCGCCCACCGCCGGAATTCCTCCCGCGTCCACTCGAAGCGGTGGTCCGCATGCCGTACCCGCCCGGCCGGCAGCGACTCCCAGCGCACGTTGTACTCCACGTTCGGCGTCGTCACCACGACGTTCCGTGGCCTGGCCGACCCGAACACCGCATACTCCAGCGCCGGGAGCCTCGGCAGATCGACGTGCTCGACGACCTCGCTGAGCACCGCCGCGTCATAACCCTTCAGCCTGCTGTCGGTGTACGCCAGCGACCCCTGCAGCAGGCGTACGCGCTCCGACTGCCGCTCGGGCACACGGTCCAGCCGCAGCCGGCGCCGCGCCTCGTGCAGCGCCCGCATCGACACGTCCACGCCGACGATCTCGGTGAACTGCCCTTCCTTGAGCAGCGCACCGACCAGCTGCCCCGGCCCGCATCCCAGGTCGAGCACACGCGCCGCCTTGGCCGAGCGCAGCACGGTGAGGATCGCCTCCCGCCGCTGGACGGCGAGCGGCACCGGCTTCTCCTCGGTGTCCGCCTCCTCGTCCACCGCATTGTCGAGCTCCTCGGCGGCCACGTCGTCCGACTCGGCCAGCCGTTCCAACTCCAGCCGCTCCATGGCCCGGCGCGTGAGCGACGAGCGCCGCGCAAGGTAGCGCCCGACGATCACCCGCTGCTCCGGGTGGTCCTCCAGCCAGCCCTCGCCGGCCCGCAGCAACTTGTCGACCTCGTCCGGGGCGACCCAGTAGTGCTTGGCGTCGTCCAGTACGGGCAGCAGTACATACAGATGTCGCAGCGCCTCGGCGAGCCGGCACTCCCCTTCCAGCACGAGCCGTACGTAACACGAGTCGCCCCATTCCGGGAACGTCTCGTCCAGCGGCAGCGGCTCGGCCCGCACCGCCCAGCCCAGCGGCTCGAACAACTTGCGCACCAGCGCCGCGCCGCCCCGGGCGGGTAGCACCGGCACCTCGATACGCAGCGGCATCGCCTGTGTCACCAGTTCAGGCCGCGCCGTGCACTGCCCCTTCATCGCGCTGGCGAAGACGCTGCTCAGCGCCACCGCCAGCAGCGACGATGCCGCGTACGGCCGGTCGTTCACGTACTGCGCCAGCGCCGAATCCGGAGCGCCGCCACGGCCCTTCCCACGGCTCCGGCGCACCAGGGCGATGGGGTCGACCTCCAACAGCAGCGCGGCGGTGCAGCGCTGAGCGTCCGCCTCGGGGTAGAGGACGTGCGCGGTGCCGTGCGACGTCGAGAACTGCTGCACCTTGTCAGGGTGCTTGTGCAACAGAAAACCGAGGTCGGTCGCGGGACGGTCGGCGCTGCCGGTGGTGGTGATCGTCAGGAACACCCGTCCGAGTATTGCCGTAGCACGCCTCGATCCACACCGGTTTTCCGGCAGCACCGCCTGTCGTCGGCTCAGATGTCAACTCACCTCATCACAGCTCAGCCCGGCCCCCTCCCTCCCTCCCTCCCTCCCTCCCCCTCCCGCCTCCCCCTCCCGCCTCCCCCTCCTCTCAGCTCAGTCCGCCTCTTCTCCCCTCAGCCCGGTTCACCCCCGCTCTTCTCTGCCCCTCTCTCCTCACCTCAACTGCGACTGCACCTGCGCCGAGATCAGCTCGAGGTGGTCGAGATCGTCCAGGTCCAGCATCTGCAGGTAGACGCGGGACGCTCCGATGGCGGCGTAGCGCCCGATCTTGTCGACGACCTCGGCGGGCGAGCCCGCAAGGCCGTTGGCCTTCAGCTCGTCCACGTTCCGCCCTATGGCCGCGGCCCGGCGCGCCACCTCGGCATCGTCCCTGCCGACGCAGGCCACGAGGGCGTTGGAGTACACCAGCTCATCGCCCTTGCGCCCGGCGGCTTCAGCGGCCGCCCGCACCCGTCCGAACTGGCGCTCGCTGTCTTCGAGCGAGGCAAAGGGAATGTTGAACTCGTCGGCGTACTGGGCCGCCAGCCGCGGTGTACGCGTCGCACCGTGGCCGCCGACCAGCACCGGCACCTTGCCCTGAGCGGGCTTGGGCAGCGCGGGCGAATTCTCCAGCCGGTAATGGTTTCCGTCGTAATTGAACTCCTTTCCTGCTTCGGTGGCCCACAGGCCGGTGACGATCGCCAGCTGTTCCTCCAGCCGTGCGAACTTCTCCTTGGGGAACGGAATGCCGTAAGCCTTGTGCTCCTCCTCGAACCAGCCGGCACCGAGGCCGAGCTCGACCCGGCCGCCGGACATCTGGTCGACCTGAGCCACCTGGATGGCCAGCACGCCCGGCAGCCGGAAGGTGCCCGCCGTCATGAGCGTCCCGAGGCGGATGCGCTTGGTCTCGCGCGCCAGGCCCGCCAGTGTGATCCAGGCGTCCGTCGGTCCCGGCAGCCCGTCGACAGTGCCCATCCGCAGGTAGTGGTCCGAACGGAAGAACGCGTCGAAGCCGAGGTCCTCAGTAGCTTTGGCGACCTTCAGAAGGGTGTCGTAGGAAGCCCCTTGCTGGGGCTCGGTGAAGATGCGTAGCTCCATACCTCCATCCTGCGCTCCGAGCGGCGAACCAACCGTCGGAGGCGAATCGATGCATCGGTCCGGGTGAGCCGGAGCAGATCAGGCCAGGTCAGGGCACGACCGGGCAGGTCATGCCCGCGGACAGGTCATTGGCCGCCTGCATGGGCCACGACGGCAAGGGGTGGTGGCGACGGGCG
This window encodes:
- a CDS encoding 3' terminal RNA ribose 2'-O-methyltransferase Hen1, with the protein product MFLTITTTGSADRPATDLGFLLHKHPDKVQQFSTSHGTAHVLYPEADAQRCTAALLLEVDPIALVRRSRGKGRGGAPDSALAQYVNDRPYAASSLLAVALSSVFASAMKGQCTARPELVTQAMPLRIEVPVLPARGGAALVRKLFEPLGWAVRAEPLPLDETFPEWGDSCYVRLVLEGECRLAEALRHLYVLLPVLDDAKHYWVAPDEVDKLLRAGEGWLEDHPEQRVIVGRYLARRSSLTRRAMERLELERLAESDDVAAEELDNAVDEEADTEEKPVPLAVQRREAILTVLRSAKAARVLDLGCGPGQLVGALLKEGQFTEIVGVDVSMRALHEARRRLRLDRVPERQSERVRLLQGSLAYTDSRLKGYDAAVLSEVVEHVDLPRLPALEYAVFGSARPRNVVVTTPNVEYNVRWESLPAGRVRHADHRFEWTREEFRRWAREVAARHGYEVSFAPVGPDDPEVGPPTQLAHFRMTDEGSSHRGGGSRREDSNRREGSIGGGSRESCGSREEGSGEGRGAGEGGGASTSGKEVAV
- a CDS encoding LLM class F420-dependent oxidoreductase, with amino-acid sequence MELRIFTEPQQGASYDTLLKVAKATEDLGFDAFFRSDHYLRMGTVDGLPGPTDAWITLAGLARETKRIRLGTLMTAGTFRLPGVLAIQVAQVDQMSGGRVELGLGAGWFEEEHKAYGIPFPKEKFARLEEQLAIVTGLWATEAGKEFNYDGNHYRLENSPALPKPAQGKVPVLVGGHGATRTPRLAAQYADEFNIPFASLEDSERQFGRVRAAAEAAGRKGDELVYSNALVACVGRDDAEVARRAAAIGRNVDELKANGLAGSPAEVVDKIGRYAAIGASRVYLQMLDLDDLDHLELISAQVQSQLR